The Brassica napus cultivar Da-Ae chromosome C7, Da-Ae, whole genome shotgun sequence genomic interval GGGTACAACGACATTTGAGAACATATCTTCTTCTCTAGTAGCTGAGGCGCTAGCTATTAGATCGGCTCTACTCAACGCCCTCGAAGCCGGTTTTACAAGAATCTAGATCAAAACAGATTGTCAAGCACTTGTTGCTCTTATCAACTCGAAGAACCACCCGAAGGATCTCTACGGAATCTCCCGGGACATCGAGCATCTATCCCTTTCTTTTGATTGTattgctttttcttttgtttccagtAACTTGAACTCTCTGGCTGATTCACTGGCTAAATCAGCATTGTACTTGGTTACCACCAACTATTCTTAGTTGGGctgcaattttaatatatgatatgtttgtgttaaaaaaaaaaaagatcgcCCGTCTCGAATACTCTTCGGTTCATTTTGGCAAAAGCGAGTTCAGCGTTCTTTTCCATCGAAGTCGAACTagaggaggggggggggggaaggtGACATTCTTGGTGCATGGGTTTAACAGCCAGAAGTTTTAATGTGGTGGAAGGATTGATGAGTAAGAGAAATAAGAGTAACAATGGACAAAGGGAAACATAAATTGAATGAGATATAATGGGAGGTATGGGATGTTggatgttaataaaatattaaattacttGTATGTAATGTTGATCCCAGGCGTAACAACTCAGGAGTTGCATACTTGCATGTCCGGTGTTACAATAACACGGTTGAAGGAAGATCAtttaaagagaagaaagaaaaactctTAACCCAATAAAAAGATTTATGTTTTGAAATAGCTAATGGACCAAGACTTTAAATTAGTCTGgaattaaaacaatatctcatTCGGTGAAAGGTGTGAGCAGTGATGATGTGGCACACTCAGATTACTCGGCGGATGAGGTAGCGTAATGAGAGGAGAGAGTTTAACTTTATTTATATAGATATAGATTTTGCATTACAAAGGCATAGATCTTTAATAGGAAAATGATGAGTAATTTAAACTGGAAATGGTGCAACTGTTGTATTCCCGTTTTCTTGTTTGAAACCATGGCATCTACACAATTTCTTATCACATCGGCAATCAACACAAGCCTGACACGCAATGTTTGATAGACAATCTGATTTCTGTTTACATTTGAATGAGATTATGATTTCTTTTTTGGCCTCCACCACAGAGTTTGAAACTgccaaaacaaagaaaatttaattaaatcatcATTCATATTGTAGCGGATAATATGTAAATTTTAGTTTGAGGTAAAGAAAGCTAAATACAAGTCGCGGTGAAGACAAGAGTGGCCAAAAATAATGAAACAGTAATGCGCAAATTGTTCATCTCTCTCTGAATTTCGGAACTGCCTTctattgttttgaaattttttgttagAACGATGTCAATGTGAATGATTTAAGTTTGGTTTCAGTGATGGTACACCGTACACTGGGATAACAGAGGTATAAATAGAAGCGTGATGGGCAAGAAGGTTATTACGTTACCTCAAAATGGTTTATTTGTGATCAAGTTTCATTGAatttgcatatatatttttttttgaacttaaatttgcatatatattataaggTAAAAATTGTAAATGTCCTTTTAAACATGGATTTGTTGGATATGGTTGAATTTTAAAGTTATATCTTTATATTAAAACatagttaatatataataaaaacatttaatattagCAAAGTCctgaatctatatatatatataaagtagagttCACTCTCTTTTACAAAAATATGCTAagtcaaaaaacaaaatatggaacaaattaatgatattttaagcTTTAGAGCagctatgagatttattttataaaaatatactttgtAAGATTGAGGCCCTTAACAACTGTTGACAAATCTTTATTAACATTATATCTTTTAACTAATAGCAACGCATTGATGTGAAAACGTTAAGTGTGCTATTaccatttaattttattaacaatATTATTGACAATGTTTTATATTAGTGTTTATGGAATATTTCCTAAATGAACGTGATCATATAattatgtgatttaaaaataatttttttatttttgcaactacaaaaaaaattaattatttctaaACAAATTACTTTATAAGCTTTCGTGGTTTACttcctttttataatttttgacaTTAAATTTTGGGCAATTCTTCAAATTAGACCTTTTTAAGTTCATGTCCCAAAAACAGCCGCTCAAGCTGAAGGTCAGCTAAATAGCTTTCATTAATCGGTAAAAAGATTTAGATACCCCCTTTTATAATTAACCAATTACAAGGATAAACTTTGTCATTCTCCATCAGACCCGACTTCGTTTCATCCTCTCCGGCGAAGAACGTCTCCGGCGAAGAATGTCTACGGCGAAAAACACGAAGCTGCTACCATCTCCGGCAAAGAACAAGAACCTCTGATTCTCCACCGACGCCATCATGGTGTGTTTCTAAAGTCTAATATCATTGATTTTAAATACTTAGGGTTTTGCGATTAAAaattttggggtttttggtttttaaatataattcagtttgttttgttgtattAATCGAACAGGTAAAAGCAAATCTtggctacaaaagaagaaagacgaTCTCGTGAAGTTATTCTTTGGTAAGAGGTTTTGAATCTCGTTGTTCCTCTTTCTTCTCTGATAATTGCTTGTGATTTAGAAC includes:
- the LOC125590277 gene encoding defensin-like protein 287, producing the protein MNNLRITVSLFLATLVFTATFSNSVVEAKKEIIISFKCKQKSDCLSNIACQACVDCRCDKKLCRCHGFKQENGNTTVAPFPV